One Cryobacterium roopkundense genomic region harbors:
- a CDS encoding VanZ family protein, producing MNAIRVRRHAALHRAAILLSIGYLVTLALIAFWPTPVDRGGHDSLVSLLGWLQRHGAPGWLSYTFVEFSANVALFVPIGLLGVILLGARRWWLAILAGFLASFSIELGQLLFLPARFATVNDVIANSLGAGIGTVGALLLIGVLHVLPTRDSLPPVTRKVPVR from the coding sequence GTGAACGCGATCCGGGTAAGGCGGCACGCCGCCCTGCACCGAGCAGCGATCCTGCTGAGCATCGGCTACCTGGTTACGCTAGCCCTGATCGCCTTCTGGCCCACCCCGGTAGACCGCGGCGGGCACGATTCCCTGGTGTCCCTGCTGGGCTGGCTGCAACGCCACGGTGCACCCGGGTGGCTGAGCTACACGTTCGTGGAGTTCTCCGCGAACGTCGCGCTCTTCGTGCCGATCGGGCTTCTCGGCGTCATTCTGCTGGGTGCACGGCGCTGGTGGCTCGCCATCCTGGCCGGCTTTCTGGCCAGCTTCAGCATCGAACTCGGGCAGCTCCTCTTTCTGCCGGCCCGATTTGCCACGGTCAACGATGTGATCGCCAACTCGCTCGGCGCGGGGATCGGCACTGTGGGTGCGCTGCTGCTGATTGGGGTGTTGCATGTGCTGCCGACGAGGGACTCGCTGCCCCCGGTCACCCGCAAGGTGCCGGTGCGCTAG
- a CDS encoding HAD-IIB family hydrolase, with amino-acid sequence MPEFPRLVAFDLDDTLAASKSPLDPRMAALLVRLLDVADVCVISGGRFSQFEMQLIDNLENVSAEALSRLYLLPTCGTQYYRHSEGSWQQIYAENLSDDEKARALAAVETAARDLGFWESETWGDILEDRGSQITFSALGQAAPVAKKVLWDPSGDKKNALREAVQALLPDLEVRSGGSTSVDITRRGIDKAYGMKRLAELTGVPLSDMLFVGDRLDENGNDYPVKVLGVECVAVEGWLDTAAFLDELIPTLAPRTASA; translated from the coding sequence ATGCCCGAATTCCCTCGTCTTGTCGCCTTCGACCTCGATGATACCCTGGCCGCGTCGAAGTCCCCGTTGGACCCGCGCATGGCTGCCCTGCTCGTGCGCCTGCTCGATGTGGCCGATGTCTGCGTGATCTCCGGTGGCCGCTTCAGCCAGTTTGAGATGCAGTTGATCGACAACCTCGAGAACGTCAGCGCAGAGGCCCTATCGCGCCTGTACCTGCTGCCCACCTGCGGCACGCAGTACTACCGGCACTCCGAGGGGTCCTGGCAGCAGATCTACGCCGAGAATCTCAGCGACGACGAGAAGGCGCGTGCGCTCGCCGCCGTCGAAACCGCGGCCCGGGACCTCGGATTCTGGGAGAGCGAGACCTGGGGCGACATTCTCGAAGACCGCGGCTCGCAGATCACCTTCTCCGCCCTCGGACAGGCCGCTCCCGTGGCGAAGAAGGTTCTGTGGGACCCGAGCGGCGACAAGAAGAATGCCCTGCGCGAGGCCGTGCAGGCGCTGCTGCCCGACCTCGAGGTGCGGTCGGGAGGGTCGACATCCGTTGACATCACCCGCCGGGGCATCGACAAGGCCTACGGCATGAAACGCCTGGCCGAGCTCACGGGCGTGCCGCTTTCCGACATGCTGTTCGTGGGCGACCGGCTCGACGAGAACGGCAACGACTACCCCGTGAAGGTGCTCGGCGTGGAGTGCGTGGCCGTGGAAGGTTGGCTCGACACTGCCGCGTTCCTCGACGAGCTCATCCCCACGCTCGCGCCGCGCACGGCATCCGCTTAG
- a CDS encoding ABC transporter permease, producing the protein MSEQITQTAPPTPQAHDAPPSLLKRMLGGSAGRNLGLVIAFAVLILVGTLTAGDRFASFDNFVTIIRYASVLGVMCVGMTFVITAGGIDLSVGSVMGLASTMASLTAVQLASAQTSWLLIVVIALAVGTLAGLVNGVVIAYGRVVAFMATLAMLVGARGLAELISNRSTQIVSDQGFLEFFRADLLGVPILIWIFLLVAVAGWILLNRTTFGRRTVAVGGNAEASRLAGIKVQRHMVYVYMLSGLTAGIAAVMMLGRTTVGTSTHGLLYELDVIAAVVVGGTLLIGGRGTIVGSVLGILIFSTLINVFTQNNLSTSVQNVAKGVIIVVAVLLQQRFASRGSPGK; encoded by the coding sequence ATGAGCGAGCAGATCACCCAGACGGCCCCGCCGACCCCGCAGGCGCACGACGCCCCGCCCTCACTACTGAAGCGGATGCTCGGTGGCTCTGCCGGCCGCAACCTCGGGCTGGTCATCGCCTTCGCGGTGCTGATCCTGGTGGGAACCCTCACCGCAGGCGACCGGTTCGCCAGCTTCGACAACTTCGTCACCATCATCCGCTACGCCTCGGTCCTCGGCGTGATGTGCGTGGGAATGACATTTGTCATCACCGCCGGGGGCATTGACCTCTCGGTGGGCTCGGTGATGGGCCTGGCGTCCACCATGGCGAGCCTCACCGCTGTGCAGCTCGCCTCCGCACAGACCTCCTGGCTGCTGATTGTGGTGATCGCACTCGCCGTTGGTACCCTGGCCGGGCTGGTAAACGGCGTGGTGATCGCCTACGGCAGAGTGGTGGCGTTCATGGCGACACTTGCCATGCTCGTCGGCGCGCGCGGTCTCGCCGAACTCATCTCGAACCGGTCGACCCAGATCGTGAGCGACCAGGGCTTCCTGGAGTTCTTTCGCGCCGACCTGCTCGGCGTTCCGATCCTGATCTGGATCTTCCTGCTCGTGGCGGTGGCCGGCTGGATTCTGCTCAACCGCACCACCTTCGGCCGGCGCACCGTGGCCGTGGGCGGCAATGCCGAGGCCAGCCGACTTGCCGGCATCAAAGTACAACGCCACATGGTTTACGTCTACATGCTCTCGGGCCTCACTGCCGGCATCGCCGCCGTGATGATGCTCGGCCGCACCACTGTCGGCACGTCCACACACGGCTTGCTCTACGAGCTCGACGTGATCGCCGCAGTCGTGGTGGGCGGCACCCTGCTGATCGGCGGACGCGGCACCATTGTGGGATCAGTGCTCGGAATTCTTATCTTCAGCACGCTCATCAACGTCTTCACCCAGAACAACCTCTCGACCTCGGTGCAGAACGTGGCAAAGGGCGTCATCATCGTGGTCGCGGTGCTCTTGCAGCAGCGCTTCGCCTCCCGCGGTAGTCCAGGTAAGTAG
- a CDS encoding sugar ABC transporter ATP-binding protein, whose amino-acid sequence MITVDHPLLEVRGLTKSFAGVKALQGVDLSVRAGEVHCVLGQNGAGKSTLIKTLSGAYQPDSGEIFWQGERITIGGPVAALERGIATMYQELDVVDGLTIAENIFLGHEQATGGLLHVASANARTAEILTRLGHGEISPRTEVGSLSAANKQIVSMARALSRDTRLIIMDEPSAVLDSQEVENLFRVVKELTAQGIAVVYISHRLAEIRRIGDRITVIKDGRSTATGLSVTDTSTPELIRLMTGRDVDNVFPAAEPIAADAPVVLSCHELGVRGVFRNVSFEVRAGEVVGLAGLVGSGRSEILEAIYGARRSTSGTVTVNGEALRPGSVAAAVAAGIGLSPEERKSQGLILDEPIFKNVTLSSFGRFARSGFLNERRERQAAREQIEALELRPANPDMVTRTLSGGNQQKILLARWLVHGTAVLLLDEPTRGVDVGARAEIYSLIRRLAEAGTAIIVVSSEIDEVLGLADRVLVISDGDVLTTTNANDIDEPGVLDLVMRGSAA is encoded by the coding sequence ATGATCACTGTCGACCATCCACTACTTGAGGTTCGTGGGCTCACAAAGAGTTTCGCCGGGGTAAAAGCTCTCCAGGGCGTCGACCTTTCTGTGCGTGCCGGCGAGGTGCACTGCGTGCTCGGCCAAAACGGCGCCGGCAAGTCCACGCTCATCAAGACGCTCTCCGGCGCGTACCAGCCCGACTCCGGAGAGATCTTCTGGCAGGGTGAGCGAATCACCATCGGCGGCCCTGTCGCGGCACTCGAACGCGGCATCGCCACGATGTACCAGGAACTCGACGTGGTCGACGGCCTCACCATCGCGGAGAACATCTTCCTCGGCCACGAACAGGCCACCGGCGGTCTGCTGCACGTCGCATCCGCCAACGCACGCACCGCCGAGATCCTCACCCGCCTCGGCCACGGCGAAATCTCCCCGCGCACGGAGGTGGGCTCGCTGTCGGCGGCCAACAAGCAGATAGTCAGCATGGCCCGTGCGCTCTCCCGCGACACTCGGCTCATCATCATGGACGAACCGAGCGCCGTGCTGGACTCGCAAGAGGTGGAGAACCTCTTTCGCGTGGTCAAGGAGCTCACGGCCCAGGGCATCGCCGTGGTCTACATCTCGCATCGCCTCGCCGAGATTCGCCGTATCGGCGATCGCATCACGGTGATCAAAGACGGCAGAAGCACGGCCACCGGCCTGAGCGTGACGGACACGTCGACTCCGGAACTCATCCGCCTGATGACCGGCCGCGACGTGGACAACGTCTTTCCCGCCGCCGAGCCGATCGCAGCGGATGCCCCGGTGGTGCTGAGCTGCCACGAGCTCGGCGTGCGCGGCGTATTCCGCAACGTCTCGTTCGAAGTGCGGGCCGGAGAGGTCGTGGGACTCGCCGGCCTCGTCGGCTCCGGCCGCTCCGAGATTCTCGAGGCCATCTACGGCGCTCGCCGCAGCACGAGCGGCACCGTTACCGTGAACGGTGAGGCGCTGCGCCCCGGTTCGGTGGCGGCCGCCGTCGCCGCCGGCATCGGACTCTCTCCCGAGGAGCGCAAGAGCCAGGGCCTGATTCTCGACGAGCCGATCTTCAAAAACGTCACGCTCTCGTCGTTCGGGCGCTTCGCCCGCAGCGGGTTCCTGAACGAGCGGCGCGAGCGCCAGGCCGCGCGGGAGCAGATCGAGGCCCTCGAGCTGCGACCCGCTAATCCCGACATGGTCACGCGCACGCTGTCCGGCGGAAACCAGCAGAAGATCCTGCTCGCCCGCTGGCTCGTGCACGGCACCGCCGTGCTGCTGCTGGACGAACCCACCCGCGGCGTCGACGTGGGCGCGCGGGCCGAGATTTACAGCCTCATCCGTCGACTCGCCGAAGCCGGCACCGCCATCATCGTCGTGTCGAGCGAGATCGACGAGGTGCTCGGCCTGGCCGACCGCGTGCTGGTCATCAGCGACGGCGACGTTCTCACCACCACCAATGCCAACGACATCGACGAGCCGGGCGTGCTCGATCTGGTCATGAGAGGAAGTGCCGCATGA
- a CDS encoding substrate-binding domain-containing protein: MLAPRTFRRRMLFAAGTSLAVVGLITGCTAGGGTTNAQPTNASVEGNEAQGDTIVIGFSGPAADHGWLGAINNAAIAEAEKYEDIDLIIAEGTNDANLQISQVEGFINDKVDAIVLLPTDGAALTEVAIQAMEAGIPVINVDREFSSTFAARATILGDNYGMGVSAGTYICEELDGNADAVVAEIAGIDSLPLTQERSAGFAQALSDCGMSVTNRVAADFTVAGGEATTSQLLAAAPQIDALWNHDDDQGIGVLAAIDAAGRDEFIMVGGAGSANAMRLIQAGDSVMKATVVYPSTQAADGIRLARLLVQDKAMSDLVEVEIPNRIVLNAPVVTSENVEQYLPTAFES, translated from the coding sequence ATGCTTGCACCACGCACTTTCCGCCGCAGAATGCTTTTCGCCGCCGGCACCTCGCTGGCCGTCGTCGGCCTGATCACCGGCTGCACGGCGGGCGGCGGCACCACGAACGCCCAACCCACGAACGCGAGCGTCGAAGGCAACGAAGCCCAGGGCGACACCATCGTGATCGGCTTCTCGGGGCCGGCGGCCGACCACGGCTGGCTCGGTGCCATCAACAACGCGGCGATCGCCGAGGCCGAGAAGTACGAGGACATCGACCTCATAATCGCCGAGGGCACCAACGACGCCAACCTGCAGATCAGCCAGGTAGAGGGCTTCATCAACGACAAGGTCGACGCTATCGTGCTGCTGCCCACCGACGGCGCCGCCCTCACCGAGGTCGCCATCCAGGCCATGGAGGCCGGCATTCCGGTGATCAACGTGGACCGCGAGTTCTCCAGCACCTTCGCCGCCCGCGCCACCATCCTTGGTGACAACTACGGCATGGGCGTGAGCGCCGGCACCTACATCTGCGAGGAACTCGACGGCAACGCCGACGCCGTGGTCGCCGAGATCGCCGGCATCGACTCGCTCCCCCTCACCCAGGAGCGCAGCGCCGGCTTCGCCCAGGCGCTCAGCGATTGCGGAATGTCCGTCACGAACCGCGTAGCCGCCGACTTCACAGTGGCGGGCGGTGAGGCCACCACGAGCCAGCTGCTCGCCGCCGCGCCGCAGATCGACGCCCTCTGGAACCACGACGACGACCAGGGCATCGGCGTGCTCGCCGCCATCGACGCCGCCGGACGCGACGAGTTCATCATGGTCGGTGGCGCTGGATCTGCCAACGCCATGCGCCTGATCCAGGCCGGCGACAGCGTGATGAAGGCCACCGTGGTGTACCCGTCCACCCAGGCCGCAGACGGCATCCGCTTGGCTCGCTTGCTCGTGCAGGACAAGGCCATGAGCGACCTCGTCGAGGTGGAGATCCCGAACCGGATCGTTCTCAACGCTCCCGTCGTGACGAGCGAGAACGTGGAGCAGTACCTGCCGACCGCCTTCGAGTCCTAA
- a CDS encoding Gfo/Idh/MocA family protein — translation MSALPLRVALIGHGFMGAAHSQGWRVAPRFFDLPRQPEMSILVGRNAATAAEAAERWGWAESSTDWRAVIDRPDIDVIDIVTPGTSHAEIAIAALNAGKHVLCEKPLANTVAEAAAMTDAAARAFERGVYAMVGFTYRRVPAATLARDFVAAGKIGQIRQVRVNYLQDWLVDPESPLTWRLQKELAGSGALGDIGAHAIDLAQFITGQRLSSVSGIIETLVTERPLLGTKQGLSGTATTERGAVTVDDVALFTGRFEGGALGSFEATRFSTGRKNAFRIEVAGSDGAIAFDLEDLNTLSFFDGHAATGQQGFTRILVTEPQHPYLAAWWPPGHMLGYEHGFTHQARDFVHAIAAGEQPTPSFADGLQVQRVLAAVEASSDNGSAWTRTHEPAPELATQN, via the coding sequence ATGAGCGCACTGCCCCTCCGCGTGGCACTGATCGGCCACGGATTCATGGGCGCCGCGCACTCCCAGGGTTGGCGCGTGGCCCCCCGATTCTTCGACCTGCCCCGGCAACCGGAGATGAGCATTCTCGTCGGACGCAACGCCGCCACGGCCGCCGAGGCCGCCGAGCGCTGGGGCTGGGCCGAGTCGTCCACCGACTGGCGGGCCGTGATCGACCGGCCCGACATCGACGTGATCGACATCGTGACCCCGGGCACGTCACACGCTGAAATCGCGATCGCCGCCCTCAACGCCGGCAAGCACGTACTCTGCGAGAAGCCCCTCGCCAACACGGTCGCCGAGGCGGCGGCCATGACGGATGCCGCGGCGCGCGCCTTTGAGCGCGGCGTGTACGCCATGGTGGGATTCACGTACCGTCGTGTTCCCGCCGCCACCCTCGCGCGCGACTTCGTGGCCGCCGGCAAGATCGGCCAGATTCGCCAGGTGCGGGTGAACTACCTGCAGGACTGGCTCGTCGACCCCGAATCGCCGCTCACCTGGCGCCTGCAGAAGGAGCTCGCCGGCTCCGGTGCCCTCGGCGACATCGGCGCCCACGCCATCGACCTCGCGCAGTTCATCACCGGGCAGCGGCTCTCGAGCGTGTCGGGAATCATCGAGACGCTCGTGACCGAACGACCGCTCCTCGGCACGAAGCAGGGCCTCTCGGGCACCGCGACCACCGAGCGCGGCGCCGTGACCGTCGACGACGTGGCCCTGTTCACCGGGCGCTTCGAGGGCGGAGCCCTCGGCAGTTTCGAGGCCACCCGCTTCAGCACGGGTCGCAAGAACGCGTTCCGCATCGAGGTCGCCGGTTCCGACGGGGCGATCGCGTTCGATTTGGAAGACCTCAACACCCTGAGTTTCTTCGACGGCCACGCCGCGACCGGGCAGCAGGGCTTCACCCGCATTCTGGTGACCGAGCCGCAGCATCCGTATCTGGCTGCCTGGTGGCCGCCCGGACATATGCTCGGTTATGAGCACGGTTTCACGCACCAGGCCAGGGATTTCGTGCACGCGATCGCGGCCGGCGAGCAGCCGACCCCGTCGTTTGCCGACGGCCTGCAGGTGCAGCGCGTGCTCGCCGCGGTCGAGGCCAGCTCCGACAACGGCAGCGCCTGGACCCGCACGCACGAACCCGCCCCCGAACTCGCAACGCAGAACTAG
- a CDS encoding sugar phosphate isomerase/epimerase family protein, whose product MARPITLFTGQWADLPFEEVARLASGWGYEGLEIACWGDHLDPWRWNDEEYVAGKLAVLEKYNLKVWAISNHLKGQAVCDDPIDQRHRDILPDVVWGDGDPEGVRQRAAEEMKHTARLAAKLGVKTVIGFTGSSIWKYVAMFPPVSQQLIDAGYQDFADRWNPILDVFDEVGVRFAHEVHPSEIAFDYWTTVRTLDAIGHRPAFGLNWDPSHFVWQDLDPVSFLWDFKDRIYHVDCKDTKKRMSNGRNGRLGSLLAWADPRRGWDFISTGHGDVPWEDSFRMLDSIGYDGPISVEWEDAGMDRLIGAPEALAFVRSLTFDPPTAAFDAAFSAR is encoded by the coding sequence ATGGCTCGCCCGATCACCCTCTTCACCGGCCAGTGGGCCGACCTGCCCTTCGAAGAAGTGGCCAGGCTCGCCTCCGGCTGGGGCTATGAGGGCCTCGAGATCGCTTGCTGGGGTGACCACCTCGACCCGTGGCGCTGGAACGACGAGGAGTACGTGGCGGGCAAGCTCGCCGTGCTCGAGAAATACAACCTCAAGGTGTGGGCCATCTCCAACCATCTCAAGGGCCAGGCGGTGTGCGACGACCCGATCGACCAGCGACACCGCGACATTCTGCCCGACGTGGTGTGGGGCGACGGCGACCCCGAGGGCGTGCGTCAGCGCGCCGCCGAAGAGATGAAACACACCGCCCGCCTCGCCGCCAAACTCGGCGTGAAGACCGTGATCGGCTTCACCGGTTCGTCGATCTGGAAGTACGTGGCCATGTTCCCGCCCGTGTCGCAGCAGCTCATCGACGCCGGCTACCAGGACTTCGCCGACCGCTGGAACCCCATCCTCGACGTGTTCGACGAGGTGGGCGTGCGCTTCGCTCACGAGGTGCACCCGAGCGAGATCGCGTTCGACTACTGGACCACGGTGCGCACGCTTGACGCCATCGGCCACCGGCCGGCGTTCGGCCTCAACTGGGACCCGAGCCACTTCGTCTGGCAGGACCTCGACCCGGTCAGTTTTCTCTGGGACTTCAAGGACCGCATCTACCACGTGGACTGCAAAGACACCAAGAAGCGGATGTCGAATGGCCGCAACGGCCGCCTCGGCTCCCTCCTGGCCTGGGCCGACCCCCGCCGCGGCTGGGACTTCATCTCCACAGGGCACGGCGACGTGCCGTGGGAAGACAGCTTCCGCATGCTCGACAGCATCGGCTACGACGGGCCGATTTCGGTGGAGTGGGAGGACGCCGGCATGGACCGCCTGATCGGCGCCCCGGAGGCCCTCGCCTTCGTGCGTTCGCTCACCTTCGACCCGCCCACCGCGGCCTTCGACGCCGCCTTCTCCGCCCGGTAG
- a CDS encoding ROK family transcriptional regulator, which yields MVDISHVSALGSAGASDLFQVLRDGQPRTRTELADLSGLARSTVALRVDALTRLGLVGPAGNATSTGGRPSSQFALQSGNKFVLAVDIGASHVRIALSDLGGSTLVQDSTFLEISEGPEAVLNWVIDAGARLFGDSKRSTADLLAIGVGLPGPVEHTSGRPINPPIMPGWDRFDVPGWLQQRFHVPVLVDNDVNLMALGEREFAWSGTGHLIFMKVATGIGAGVISGGFLQRGAQGIAGDLGHVQIARGAGVPCRCGNEGCLEAVASGAALTRLLAAQGLPVTTSQHVVDLVKQGNLEAIRAVRQAGRDMGEVLTMCVNLVNPSVIVLGGSMAQAGEHLIAGVREVVYSRSNPLATQHLQITQSSAGANAAILGASMLAIHHALSPDRIEAMVASLTA from the coding sequence ATGGTCGACATAAGTCACGTCAGCGCCCTCGGCTCGGCCGGAGCTAGTGACCTCTTTCAGGTGTTGCGTGATGGTCAGCCACGCACTCGCACCGAGCTCGCGGACCTCTCCGGATTAGCCAGGTCGACCGTGGCCCTGCGCGTTGACGCGCTCACCCGCCTCGGCCTCGTGGGCCCGGCCGGCAACGCCACGTCAACCGGGGGACGTCCCTCCTCGCAGTTCGCCCTGCAGTCCGGTAACAAGTTCGTGCTGGCGGTGGACATCGGCGCGAGCCACGTTCGCATCGCGCTGAGCGACCTCGGTGGCAGCACTCTCGTGCAGGACTCCACGTTTCTGGAGATCTCCGAGGGTCCAGAGGCCGTGCTGAACTGGGTGATCGACGCCGGTGCGCGGTTGTTCGGCGACAGCAAGCGTTCCACCGCCGACCTGCTGGCGATCGGCGTGGGCCTGCCCGGACCGGTCGAGCACACGAGCGGCCGCCCGATCAACCCACCGATCATGCCGGGATGGGACCGCTTCGACGTGCCCGGCTGGCTGCAGCAGCGCTTTCACGTTCCCGTGCTCGTGGACAACGACGTGAACCTGATGGCGCTCGGCGAGCGGGAATTCGCCTGGTCGGGCACTGGCCATCTCATCTTCATGAAGGTCGCCACCGGCATCGGCGCGGGCGTGATCTCGGGCGGCTTTCTGCAGCGCGGGGCGCAGGGCATCGCTGGCGACCTCGGGCACGTGCAGATCGCGCGCGGCGCTGGAGTGCCCTGCCGCTGCGGCAACGAGGGCTGCCTCGAGGCCGTCGCCTCCGGAGCGGCCCTCACTAGGTTGCTCGCGGCCCAGGGCCTTCCGGTAACCACGAGCCAGCACGTCGTGGACCTCGTGAAGCAGGGCAACCTTGAGGCGATCCGGGCCGTGCGCCAGGCCGGACGGGATATGGGCGAGGTGCTCACCATGTGCGTGAACCTGGTGAACCCGTCCGTGATCGTGCTCGGCGGGTCGATGGCACAGGCCGGAGAGCACCTGATCGCCGGCGTGCGTGAGGTCGTCTACTCGCGCTCCAACCCGCTGGCCACCCAGCACCTGCAGATCACCCAGTCGAGTGCTGGCGCCAACGCCGCCATCCTCGGTGCGAGCATGCTCGCCATCCACCACGCCCTCTCGCCTGACCGCATCGAGGCCATGGTCGCCTCCCTCACCGCCTGA
- a CDS encoding IS1595 family transposase, with product MPTVARPAYPNSYADLRIWFDEEWKCLDYLDWLRWPNGFTCPACAHEHGWRAVDQRWRCAGCGKRVSAMAGTVFHGTRTSLAVWFSAAWLLVNSKAGLSAAQLHREMGLGSLQTAWAMLHRYRSVMVQPGRERLRGNVELDVSYLGGSVPGRGSLSRVLFAVAVEVDATGLGRTRLAAIPNAGTPQLASFLLESVEPGSRVVTHDWSAYPAGIRDRYEHAARPVVAPGAPIREVLPAVRRVVFQANHWLMGPRQGAVSVEHLPAYVDEWVFRFNRRHSGSRGQLFHTLLGYAVAGQPVTYQSLLKTGRTRPAPLPGSAGLPGPSADTASLTLPWR from the coding sequence ATGCCGACAGTGGCACGACCCGCTTACCCGAACTCATATGCAGACCTGCGCATATGGTTCGATGAAGAGTGGAAGTGCCTCGATTACCTCGACTGGTTGCGTTGGCCGAACGGATTCACCTGCCCGGCCTGCGCCCACGAACACGGCTGGCGCGCGGTGGATCAGCGATGGCGCTGCGCGGGCTGCGGCAAGCGCGTCTCCGCGATGGCGGGAACAGTCTTCCACGGCACTCGCACGTCGCTCGCCGTGTGGTTCAGCGCGGCCTGGCTGCTCGTGAACAGCAAGGCCGGGCTCTCGGCCGCCCAGTTGCACCGCGAGATGGGACTCGGGTCCCTGCAGACCGCGTGGGCCATGCTGCACCGCTACCGGTCTGTGATGGTGCAACCCGGCCGGGAGCGCCTGCGCGGCAACGTGGAACTGGACGTGTCCTATCTCGGCGGCTCGGTTCCGGGCCGCGGTTCGCTCAGCCGGGTGCTCTTCGCGGTAGCAGTGGAAGTGGATGCCACGGGGCTCGGCCGCACCCGGCTCGCCGCCATCCCCAACGCCGGAACGCCGCAACTGGCCAGCTTTCTGCTGGAATCGGTAGAGCCCGGTAGTCGGGTCGTGACGCACGACTGGTCGGCGTATCCCGCCGGAATTCGGGACCGTTACGAGCACGCGGCCCGCCCCGTGGTGGCGCCGGGCGCGCCCATCCGTGAGGTGCTGCCCGCCGTGCGTCGGGTGGTGTTCCAGGCGAACCACTGGCTGATGGGTCCGCGGCAGGGCGCGGTGAGCGTGGAGCACCTGCCGGCCTACGTCGACGAGTGGGTGTTCAGGTTCAACCGGCGGCACTCCGGCAGCCGTGGCCAGCTGTTCCATACCCTGCTCGGGTATGCCGTGGCCGGGCAGCCGGTCACCTACCAGTCACTGCTCAAGACCGGCCGCACCCGGCCCGCCCCGCTGCCCGGCTCGGCGGGTTTGCCGGGTCCGTCGGCCGACACGGCCTCCCTGACCCTGCCCTGGCGCTGA